ATTTTGTGCTGAATTTAACCGGTATTAGTCTGTAACCAACCTGTCGCATTGCCTCATCGTTGCTTAAAGATATCGCAATGACAGCCCAGAGAGGAAGCAAGCACAAAAGTGTTATAATCCAGAACACCACATGCAGTATTATCTCTGCCGGCAGTGATATTTGTAAAAACCTGCTCTTTGAATGCATATATCATCACGCCTTTCCACGTTATTGGTTGTTAAAAGAGCGCTTTTTCAGGATCAAGTCTTCGAACAATAAGATTTGAAGTCAAAACAAGTATAAATCCCATAATGGACTGGTAAAAACTTGCTGCCGAAGCCATTCCTATGTCATTCATTCCCATAAGTGTCCTGTACACATATGTATCAATGACGTTTGTAACATCATATAGCGCTCCGCTGTTCATGGGAAGCTGATAGAAAAGCCCAAAGTCTGCATAAAATATTCTTCCTATGCCAAGCAAAACAAGCACAACAACAAGCGGTGACAAAAGTGGAAATGTAATATGTCTTATTTGCTGCCATTTTGTTGCCCCATCTATGAGCGCTGCTTCATAGTATTCAGGATCAATACCTGTAATTGCAGCCAGATAAATAACCGCATTGTACCCTGTGTATTTCCAAAGATTTGCCAAAATAATTATCACAGGCCATGGCTTTGGCTCAACATACCATGCAATTGGCTCTATCCCGAGCTTCGGCAATACCAGTGTATTGAGTATCCCAAGGTCAACACTTAAAAACGCAAACGCCATGTAAGCAACAACAACCCATGATAAAAAATAGGGTAGAAACATTACCGACTGGTAGAACTTTGCCATAAACCTTGCCCTCATCTCACTCAGAGCAATTGCTGTTGCTATCGCAGCTAAATTGCCAAAAACAATGAATGCAAAGTTATACAAGAGAGTATTTCTTGTGATTACGAACGCATCCGGTGTTTTAAACAAAAATTCAAAGTTTTTAAAGCCAACCCATGGACTTTTTAAAATCCCCACATCGTAATGTACATCTTTAAATGCTATGATAAGTCCAAACAGTGGAAGGTAGGAAAAAGCAATTAGAAGAATTACCCCCGGCAGTGCCATTACAAATAAGGGAAAATTTTTGTCAAGTTCTTTAAAAAATTCACTTCGATAAGTGCGCTGATTGTTTTGCATACCATTTATTTCCCCTTTCCTTTACTCCGGCTATTTTTCCTGTTTTTAATGCTTAGATTTGCTTTTGATTATAGTTTACTAACACTTATAGCAAAAATGAATTAAATAAATTGCGCTCTTTTTGTTAAATCTTGATATATAAATTTGCATTATTTTGACCTGTTAAATGGCAAAATAGTATAATTGAGTTGTAATACAAAACAAAAAAGGAGCTATATTGAAATAGCTCCTCAGTTTTCTTCAAATAAATAAGTTTCTGCACGTGTTCATCTTTTTACCGGTTGATAGGGAATACCCTTAATTCTGCATCTTACATACTCACCTGAAATACTGAGCTCTTTAATTTCCCATTTTTTGTCATTCCCGGGGTCCAGGCTTGTTCCCTTTGACCTGCCCTGAATAGCCGGCAAAAATGCCGCAGATACCTCTTTTTTGTTTGATAAAGACCAGTTTACCCAGCTTATATTGTTTGCATTGAGGTACTCAAGCCACTTATCAGCTTCATCAAGATACGGTCCACCATCGCCGCTTGCCTCACTTGTTCCCCACTCTGTGACAAACACAGGTACACCTGCATCTATTGCCCTTTTTAAGTTTTCAAACACAATTCCATCTGCAAAATGCGTTCCTGCATAAAAGTGAAGAGAGTACATAACATTGCTGTCTTTTATCGGATCATCTATGGCAAAGTCCGGACGCTGGGACCAGTTTGGAGTCCCTACAATTATGAGATTTTTATTCCCCATAGATCTTAGCATCTTTATTATGGGCTCAGCATAAGCCTTTATTTTTTTCCACCCTTTTTCATCATTTGAAACTCCCGGCTCTGTTGGGTTTGGCTCATTACAAAGCTCATAGATAATGTGATAAT
The Caldicellulosiruptor morganii DNA segment above includes these coding regions:
- a CDS encoding ABC transporter permease, which gives rise to MQNNQRTYRSEFFKELDKNFPLFVMALPGVILLIAFSYLPLFGLIIAFKDVHYDVGILKSPWVGFKNFEFLFKTPDAFVITRNTLLYNFAFIVFGNLAAIATAIALSEMRARFMAKFYQSVMFLPYFLSWVVVAYMAFAFLSVDLGILNTLVLPKLGIEPIAWYVEPKPWPVIIILANLWKYTGYNAVIYLAAITGIDPEYYEAALIDGATKWQQIRHITFPLLSPLVVVLVLLGIGRIFYADFGLFYQLPMNSGALYDVTNVIDTYVYRTLMGMNDIGMASAASFYQSIMGFILVLTSNLIVRRLDPEKALF